A single region of the Corallococcus silvisoli genome encodes:
- a CDS encoding ABC transporter ATP-binding protein codes for MALLTLDSLSLTYPGAAAPAVRDVSLALEPGDAVALMGSSGSGKSALLRLVAGLERPSSGTVTLAGRVLAGPDAFVPPEQRPLRRVLHDAELESGLTVRDVVLDAQPKGEGLAHARGMLALFQLEEVEQRLCGTLSRGQRQRVLLARALASGAKLLVLDEPFAGMDAGLRAALLGEWRRVLKARGTAVLFATHDVGEALAFADRLVLLRAGTVEQQGAPESVYEAPRTAFAAYFLGGTNLLPGSAFGRVARTSLGNVPLNAEARGQVMLSLRPEALRLLPDTDGVAVGGALRAEVLERAFRGAHVDFTVSCAGMALVVRAAPSSPLREGSRARLEVAGRAEVLEETVG; via the coding sequence ATGGCCCTGCTCACGCTCGACTCCCTCTCCCTGACGTATCCGGGCGCCGCCGCCCCCGCGGTGCGGGACGTGTCGCTGGCGCTGGAGCCGGGAGACGCGGTGGCGCTGATGGGCTCCTCCGGCTCCGGCAAGTCCGCGCTGCTGCGGCTGGTCGCCGGCCTGGAGCGGCCGTCCTCCGGCACGGTCACGCTCGCGGGCCGGGTGCTCGCGGGGCCGGACGCCTTCGTCCCCCCGGAGCAGCGTCCCCTGCGCCGCGTGCTCCACGACGCCGAGCTCGAGTCGGGCCTCACCGTGCGGGACGTGGTGCTGGACGCGCAGCCGAAGGGCGAGGGCCTGGCGCACGCGCGAGGCATGCTGGCGCTCTTCCAGCTCGAAGAGGTGGAGCAGCGCCTCTGTGGGACGCTCTCCCGGGGCCAGCGGCAGCGCGTGCTGCTGGCCCGGGCGCTGGCCTCCGGGGCGAAGCTGCTGGTGCTGGATGAGCCCTTCGCGGGCATGGACGCCGGGCTGCGCGCCGCGCTGCTCGGGGAGTGGCGCCGCGTGCTCAAGGCGCGCGGCACCGCGGTGCTCTTCGCCACGCACGACGTGGGCGAAGCGCTGGCCTTCGCGGACCGGCTGGTGCTGCTGCGCGCGGGCACCGTGGAGCAGCAGGGGGCCCCCGAGTCTGTCTACGAAGCACCGCGCACCGCCTTCGCCGCGTACTTCCTGGGCGGCACCAACCTGCTCCCCGGCTCCGCCTTCGGCCGCGTCGCGCGCACCTCGCTGGGGAACGTGCCGCTGAACGCCGAGGCCCGCGGCCAGGTGATGCTCTCCCTGCGCCCGGAAGCCCTGCGCCTGCTCCCGGACACGGACGGCGTGGCGGTGGGAGGCGCGCTGCGCGCCGAGGTGCTGGAGCGCGCCTTCCGGGGCGCGCACGTGGACTTCACCGTGTCCTGCGCGGGCATGGCCCTGGTGGTGCGCGCCGCCCCGTCCTCCCCGCTGCGCGAGGGCAGCCGCGCCCGCCTGGAGGTGGCCGGGCGCGCGGAGGTGCTGGAGGAGACAGTCGGCTAG
- a CDS encoding YkvA family protein, whose protein sequence is MNIAGLRGMGVRFFQYVRDPRVATWRKLSGLLAVLYFLSPVDAIPDFIPVFGWLDDLGVLSAAAFFMVREVQRWRPASPSEETFDGLPRDEAGRPRVPTLHRDS, encoded by the coding sequence ATGAACATCGCAGGCCTTCGAGGGATGGGCGTCCGCTTCTTCCAGTACGTGCGCGACCCCCGGGTGGCGACGTGGCGGAAGCTGTCCGGGCTGCTGGCCGTCCTGTACTTCCTGTCGCCCGTGGACGCGATCCCGGACTTCATCCCGGTGTTCGGCTGGTTGGACGACCTGGGCGTGCTGTCGGCGGCGGCCTTCTTCATGGTGCGCGAGGTGCAGCGCTGGCGTCCCGCCTCGCCGTCCGAGGAGACGTTCGACGGCCTGCCGCGCGACGAAGCGGGGCGGCCGCGCGTGCCCACGCTGCACCGCGACAGCTAG
- a CDS encoding phospholipid scramblase-related protein → MSVESQALILLRDAHALRVRQVKEWGEILTGFEGRNRYEVVGDDGRPLFFAGEVGGGIGLFLLRNLLKAKRPFTMELKSARGETLLRLRRPWRFWLSRMEVEDGEGRHLGAIQQRFRFFTRAYDVLGPRDEELAQLSGPFFKPWTFNVEQQGREVGTIAKKWSGFGKELFTDADNFGVQFNGLRDPHLRTLVVAATFLIDFVHFEDNNGG, encoded by the coding sequence ATGTCCGTCGAGTCCCAGGCCTTGATTCTCTTGCGTGATGCGCACGCGCTGCGCGTGCGGCAGGTGAAGGAGTGGGGGGAGATCCTCACCGGCTTCGAGGGCCGCAACCGCTACGAGGTGGTGGGGGACGACGGGCGCCCGCTCTTCTTCGCGGGCGAGGTGGGCGGCGGCATCGGGCTGTTCCTGCTGCGCAACCTCCTCAAGGCGAAGCGGCCCTTCACCATGGAGCTGAAGTCCGCGCGCGGAGAGACGCTGCTGCGGCTGCGCCGTCCGTGGCGCTTCTGGCTGTCCCGGATGGAGGTGGAGGACGGCGAGGGGCGGCACCTGGGCGCCATCCAGCAGCGCTTCCGCTTCTTCACCCGCGCCTACGACGTGCTGGGGCCCCGCGACGAAGAGCTGGCCCAGCTGAGCGGGCCGTTCTTCAAGCCGTGGACGTTCAACGTGGAGCAGCAGGGCCGCGAGGTGGGCACCATCGCCAAGAAGTGGAGCGGCTTCGGCAAGGAGCTGTTCACGGACGCGGACAACTTCGGCGTCCAGTTCAACGGCCTGCGCGACCCGCACCTGCGGACGCTGGTGGTGGCCGCCACGTTCCTCATCGACTTCGTGCACTTCGAGGACAACAACGGCGGCTGA